The following proteins come from a genomic window of Mucinivorans hirudinis:
- a CDS encoding SSU ribosomal protein S15p (S13e) yields MSYINSEKKQELFQTYGQSAVDTGSAESQIALFSFRISSLTEHLKKNKHDYNTQRALLKLVGKRRSLLDYLKEKDIERYRSIIKKLGIRK; encoded by the coding sequence ATGAGCTACATTAATTCAGAGAAAAAGCAAGAGCTTTTTCAAACCTACGGGCAATCAGCAGTAGACACCGGATCGGCAGAAAGCCAAATCGCACTGTTCTCTTTCAGAATCAGCTCTTTGACCGAGCACCTGAAAAAAAACAAGCACGACTACAACACCCAACGCGCTCTTTTGAAACTCGTTGGTAAGCGCCGTAGCCTGCTCGACTATTTGAAGGAAAAAGACATTGAACGTTACCGCTCAATTATCAAAAAACTCGGTATCAGAAAATAG
- a CDS encoding Outer membrane protein: MKNIFLLLLLVPIALPAQQSLTIEQYRNRVVEYSNSLKMSSENLRAAQHNRAAAHADLLPSLAASANGSYQLGNSSQMAGMTLKDYSYTANATLQQVVWGGGAFSAQYSAAKTKEQIATATLQQSLEAVLYSAEITYWAFAAAAEQYSISERYVEIVDGLYQIVNTRFKDGYVSKTDLLMVQTRLNEAQMQLISSRQLYQTSLQNLNILVGKYEAVNYIAADSITSAVQLPARVQWSSVLDNRPEYQIAALNVELQHSNVRLAASPFNPTFVVGLQGIYGTQSINIDGSTKSYGVAFAQLNVPIFSWGKRRQSVGAAQAAVRAMEYSMSQTSDQISGELSNAYITVNETTKQLQVAYDNLSAASDNLSLNTFSYSEGRLPIIDVLQSQLSWIQAYTSYLNANYQLKVAISNCRKAAGEMRL, encoded by the coding sequence ATGAAAAATATATTTTTATTACTCCTGTTAGTACCCATTGCGTTGCCTGCCCAGCAATCACTTACCATTGAGCAGTACCGCAATCGCGTGGTGGAGTACAGCAATAGCCTCAAAATGTCTTCTGAGAATTTGCGTGCCGCTCAGCATAACCGCGCCGCAGCTCACGCCGACCTACTTCCCTCACTTGCCGCCTCGGCTAACGGCAGCTACCAATTGGGTAACAGTTCACAAATGGCGGGAATGACCCTGAAGGATTACAGTTATACTGCCAATGCAACCCTGCAACAAGTTGTTTGGGGTGGTGGTGCTTTTTCGGCGCAATATTCGGCAGCCAAAACCAAGGAGCAGATTGCTACGGCGACGCTCCAGCAGAGCCTCGAAGCGGTGCTCTACTCGGCTGAAATTACCTATTGGGCTTTTGCTGCAGCAGCAGAGCAGTACTCAATATCAGAGAGGTATGTGGAGATAGTTGATGGACTCTATCAGATTGTCAATACTCGCTTCAAGGACGGATATGTGAGCAAAACTGATTTGCTGATGGTGCAAACGCGGCTCAACGAAGCTCAGATGCAACTTATATCCTCGCGCCAACTCTATCAAACCTCCCTTCAGAACCTCAATATTTTGGTTGGGAAGTATGAGGCTGTGAACTACATTGCAGCGGATTCGATAACCTCTGCTGTGCAGCTTCCGGCGCGGGTACAGTGGAGTAGTGTGTTGGATAACCGTCCGGAATATCAGATAGCTGCGCTCAATGTGGAGCTTCAGCACAGCAACGTCCGTCTTGCAGCATCTCCCTTTAACCCAACCTTTGTTGTGGGTTTGCAGGGTATTTACGGCACTCAGTCAATAAATATTGACGGCTCGACAAAGAGTTATGGGGTTGCTTTTGCTCAGCTTAACGTTCCCATTTTCAGCTGGGGTAAGCGTCGCCAAAGTGTCGGTGCGGCGCAGGCGGCAGTGCGCGCTATGGAGTATTCGATGAGCCAAACTTCAGACCAGATTTCGGGCGAGTTGTCGAATGCTTATATCACTGTCAATGAAACCACCAAGCAGCTTCAGGTTGCTTACGATAACTTGTCGGCAGCGTCGGATAATCTGTCGCTTAACACTTTTAGTTACTCCGAGGGGCGTTTGCCTATCATTGATGTGCTTCAGTCTCAACTGTCTTGGATACAGGCATATACCTCCTATTTGAATGCCAATTACCAGTTGAAGGTGGCAATATCTAATTGTCGCAAGGCAGCGGGTGAGATGCGTTTGTAG
- a CDS encoding AcrB/D/F family transporter, with the protein MNIPKFALDNSKLVYFFLIMMLIGGIFSFGKLGKKEDAPFVIKSVVLITQYPGATPAEVEKLITEPIEREVQSLAGVDKIRSESTFGMSKITVELDPATPPGVIPQKWDEMRRKVLNIQPRLPQGCSSIIVNDDFGDVFGIYYALVADQGYSWDEMRRYAQMIKTELVTVPGVQKVSLFGEQTEVVNIFITTSTLANLGIDPNQIVQIISSQNQLVNTGTLQTGEVNLTVVASGTYANLQDIRDQVITNSEGVQLSIGDFAVVEKGYLDPPNNIMKVNGKRAIGVGVASLESVDVVKTGELVDAKIKSFMPLIPVGMELEPLYLENVIAAEANNGFIINLIESIAIVILIIMLVMGLRSGVLIGSSLLFSIGGTMLLMLFMGVGLNRTSLAGFIIAMGMLVDNAIVVTDNAQVMIKRGVPKRKALIDAAIQPQWGLLGATFIAIVSFLPLYLAPSAVAEIVKPLFIVLALSLGLSWILALTQTPLFGSFMLKDPKAGIVDKDPYDKPIYNRFARFLAKLIRFRWLTIGSVLALFAVAMWVMSIAPSSFFPNLDKPYFRADCVLPDGYSIHQMDKEMSELSDWLQEQPGVKNVSITVGSTPLRYYLASTSIGPKPNCGNFLVELETSDSTASICDRFSAYAKENYPNMLVRASLFKLSPAVEAAIEIGFIGENPDTLVMLAEKAKALMRECDMVTDVRSDWGNKVAVVNPVYSQEKGQRLGVTRQTVASYTKLATNGLTMGDFRQGDQFMPILLKDANIDEFNLANFGSLPVFTPRGGVVALDQVIDSISNSFQYGMLKRYQRQLTLRAQCDPLMGANTAAAYSQVYNHVFDRMEAELPNGYQIKVFGEQESQTESNQALAANMPLTFFLIFATLLLLFRVYRKPLIILLMIPLIFVGVVFGLAVSGKMLDFFAILGLLGLVGMNIKNAVVLVDQIDIEIAGGLAPLQAVIQATKSRIVPVVMASGTTILGMLPLLPDALFGGMAAVIMGGLFVATFLTIFVLPVTYCTIMRIKN; encoded by the coding sequence ATGAACATTCCTAAATTTGCGCTAGATAACTCTAAACTTGTATATTTCTTCCTGATAATGATGCTCATAGGGGGCATATTCAGCTTCGGGAAGTTGGGCAAAAAAGAGGATGCGCCATTTGTGATTAAATCAGTGGTGCTCATAACACAATATCCGGGAGCGACGCCCGCCGAGGTTGAAAAACTCATTACCGAGCCCATAGAGCGTGAGGTTCAGTCGCTTGCGGGTGTGGACAAAATCCGTTCCGAGTCTACTTTCGGTATGTCTAAAATCACGGTAGAGCTCGACCCGGCGACCCCTCCGGGGGTGATTCCCCAAAAGTGGGATGAGATGCGCCGCAAGGTTCTAAACATTCAACCTCGCCTGCCGCAGGGTTGCTCTTCGATTATCGTTAATGACGACTTCGGCGATGTTTTCGGCATATATTATGCCTTGGTTGCCGACCAAGGATATTCGTGGGACGAGATGCGCCGATATGCTCAAATGATAAAGACGGAGCTCGTTACCGTTCCGGGTGTGCAGAAAGTCTCTCTCTTTGGCGAGCAGACAGAGGTTGTAAATATCTTCATTACAACCTCTACCTTGGCTAACCTAGGTATCGACCCTAACCAAATTGTGCAGATTATCTCCTCTCAAAATCAACTTGTGAATACAGGTACTTTGCAGACGGGGGAAGTTAATTTGACGGTGGTTGCCTCCGGTACGTATGCCAATTTGCAAGATATTCGAGACCAGGTTATTACCAACTCCGAGGGGGTGCAGTTGAGTATAGGTGACTTTGCGGTTGTCGAAAAAGGATATTTAGACCCGCCAAACAATATAATGAAAGTCAATGGTAAACGTGCCATAGGCGTTGGTGTGGCTAGTTTGGAGAGCGTGGACGTGGTCAAGACAGGCGAGTTGGTGGATGCGAAAATCAAGAGCTTTATGCCTCTGATTCCGGTGGGTATGGAGTTAGAACCGCTGTACTTGGAGAATGTGATTGCCGCAGAGGCTAATAACGGCTTTATTATCAATCTTATAGAGTCGATTGCAATTGTTATTCTGATTATTATGTTGGTGATGGGACTGCGCAGTGGTGTGCTTATAGGCTCTTCGCTCCTTTTCTCTATTGGTGGCACAATGTTGCTGATGCTCTTTATGGGCGTTGGTTTGAACCGTACGTCACTTGCCGGCTTCATAATTGCAATGGGTATGTTGGTTGATAATGCCATCGTGGTGACCGACAATGCACAAGTGATGATCAAACGCGGCGTTCCCAAGCGCAAAGCGTTGATTGATGCGGCTATACAGCCTCAGTGGGGGTTGCTGGGAGCTACATTTATCGCCATTGTTTCGTTCTTGCCGCTCTACTTGGCGCCATCGGCTGTAGCAGAAATTGTAAAGCCACTCTTTATAGTACTAGCCCTTTCGTTGGGATTAAGTTGGATTTTGGCACTTACCCAAACGCCGCTATTCGGCAGTTTTATGCTCAAAGACCCCAAAGCAGGCATTGTCGATAAAGACCCATATGATAAGCCTATATATAATCGGTTTGCAAGATTTCTTGCTAAGTTGATTCGTTTCCGATGGCTCACCATCGGGAGTGTTTTAGCACTATTTGCGGTTGCAATGTGGGTGATGAGCATTGCTCCGAGCAGTTTCTTTCCCAATTTGGATAAGCCCTATTTTCGTGCCGACTGTGTACTTCCCGACGGATATTCCATACATCAAATGGACAAGGAGATGAGCGAATTGTCCGATTGGTTGCAGGAGCAACCCGGCGTAAAGAATGTTTCGATTACCGTGGGAAGCACGCCACTACGCTACTACTTGGCTAGTACCTCGATAGGTCCTAAGCCCAACTGTGGTAACTTTCTTGTTGAGCTCGAAACATCCGACTCTACAGCCTCCATATGCGACCGTTTCTCAGCCTATGCCAAGGAGAATTATCCCAATATGTTGGTGCGTGCATCGCTCTTTAAGCTCTCCCCCGCGGTTGAGGCTGCAATAGAAATAGGCTTTATTGGCGAAAATCCCGACACTCTCGTAATGCTTGCCGAGAAGGCGAAAGCCCTTATGCGCGAGTGCGATATGGTTACGGACGTGCGTTCTGATTGGGGAAATAAGGTTGCGGTGGTTAATCCAGTCTACTCCCAAGAGAAGGGGCAACGGCTGGGTGTTACCCGCCAAACGGTTGCATCCTATACCAAACTTGCCACCAATGGTCTGACAATGGGAGACTTTCGCCAAGGCGACCAATTTATGCCTATCTTGCTCAAGGATGCCAATATAGATGAGTTCAACCTTGCCAATTTCGGATCGCTCCCCGTCTTCACACCGCGTGGGGGAGTGGTAGCATTAGACCAGGTTATAGACTCTATCTCAAATAGTTTTCAATACGGAATGTTAAAGCGCTATCAACGGCAACTAACCCTGCGCGCACAGTGTGACCCATTGATGGGTGCAAATACGGCAGCAGCTTACAGTCAGGTATATAACCACGTTTTCGACAGAATGGAAGCCGAACTGCCCAATGGTTACCAGATAAAGGTTTTTGGCGAGCAGGAGAGTCAAACAGAGTCCAACCAAGCTCTTGCGGCGAATATGCCTCTGACCTTCTTCTTGATTTTTGCTACATTGCTGTTGCTATTTAGAGTTTATCGTAAGCCACTTATTATCTTGCTGATGATTCCGTTGATATTTGTAGGGGTGGTGTTTGGTTTGGCAGTTTCGGGAAAAATGTTGGACTTCTTTGCAATACTCGGTCTGCTTGGTTTGGTGGGTATGAATATCAAGAATGCGGTGGTGTTGGTAGACCAGATTGATATTGAGATAGCTGGTGGGCTTGCACCGCTGCAAGCTGTAATCCAAGCAACCAAGTCGCGTATTGTACCCGTGGTTATGGCTTCGGGAACTACTATTCTCGGTATGTTGCCCCTGCTGCCCGATGCCCTCTTCGGTGGTATGGCTGCCGTGATAATGGGCGGTCTGTTTGTGGCTACCTTCCTCACTATTTTTGTGTTGCCGGTAACTTATTGTACGATAATGAGGATTAAGAATTAG
- a CDS encoding putative Co/Zn/Cd efflux system membrane fusion protein produces the protein MKIKLLLALSVALLVSSCWKKDNVRTFVRPVQVGEVQSLASYQKDFVGVVTASEYTNLAFRVGGQITKVYVNDGTNVSKGQVLAELDPSDVELQLAADKSNFQTRKSILERSERLLERGAISVQEVEIARANLQSAKSAYEYSQNQFAYTKLRSPFSGSVEKKYVEQYQRVNAGEKIFKIINPNLLEVSFTLPESDANFVMAKGLIFIEFENYPGEKFSAKVKEMVDASVGGAGIPVTISITDKQFSPSKYLVKAGFACRVSVVIENQDSIRDYVTVPVTAIFADSDSATKKYVWVYDAQNSTVIKREVVTAGLTGTNAVVIRSGVTAGERVVTAGVYQLIDNQKVKLIQ, from the coding sequence ATGAAAATAAAACTATTACTGGCTCTTTCCGTGGCACTGCTTGTGAGCAGTTGCTGGAAGAAGGACAATGTACGAACGTTTGTTCGTCCTGTTCAGGTGGGAGAGGTTCAATCTCTTGCAAGTTATCAGAAGGATTTTGTGGGGGTGGTCACTGCCTCCGAATACACGAACTTAGCTTTTCGCGTAGGCGGTCAGATTACTAAGGTCTATGTCAATGACGGAACAAATGTTAGCAAGGGGCAGGTACTTGCAGAACTCGACCCTTCGGATGTCGAACTCCAATTGGCTGCCGACAAGTCTAACTTTCAGACTCGCAAGTCTATACTCGAGCGTAGCGAGCGTCTGTTGGAACGTGGTGCGATTTCGGTACAGGAGGTAGAGATTGCACGTGCAAACCTTCAATCGGCAAAATCGGCATATGAATATTCTCAAAATCAATTCGCATACACTAAGTTACGTTCTCCTTTTTCGGGTTCTGTCGAGAAGAAGTATGTGGAGCAGTATCAGAGGGTAAATGCCGGTGAAAAGATTTTCAAGATAATTAACCCCAATCTACTGGAGGTGAGTTTTACGTTGCCCGAGAGCGATGCCAACTTTGTGATGGCTAAGGGGTTGATATTTATAGAGTTTGAGAACTATCCGGGCGAGAAATTCTCAGCTAAGGTCAAGGAGATGGTCGATGCTTCGGTTGGTGGTGCCGGCATTCCCGTAACTATCTCAATTACTGATAAGCAGTTCTCGCCATCAAAATATCTTGTCAAGGCGGGCTTTGCGTGCCGCGTGTCGGTGGTGATTGAAAATCAGGATTCTATCCGTGATTACGTTACGGTTCCCGTGACTGCGATTTTTGCCGATAGCGACAGCGCAACAAAAAAGTATGTGTGGGTTTATGATGCTCAAAATTCGACTGTTATCAAACGCGAAGTTGTTACTGCCGGACTCACCGGCACCAATGCTGTTGTGATTCGTTCGGGCGTTACTGCCGGCGAAAGAGTGGTGACGGCAGGTGTTTATCAACTGATTGATAACCAAAAAGTAAAATTGATTCAGTGA
- a CDS encoding Outer membrane assembly protein, which translates to MAKKIIKISILALLSLAGLIVMAFALLSYLLTPERLTPIINHYASRYLEADVRFDTVHLNVWEDFPLIAIKVDKLSIIPRNETSRDTLAYIGQLKTATNLFTLIKGNITIRHIAIKDCDINVVIDSLGRANYDIFGDSNDTSSTNINLHISKVDFTKGCRLRFHDLRDTLSIKADFEQFTWSGKIAADVSEIYTSQASARGLKYDIQAASFNLSQRFDTFDLKMAQRGELNLDIVSQTTTDAFDKPIPLELHGICGIDSVLDRKLFFKSLQVSLATVPITIDGTLNVGGDTIASDMKIIVSPFDLENLAPFVPASYSFTTDLRAGFDIKIRGKFSKQLSVLPTVKLNLEVSSGSLYIKQIKTKIEKLILSSHISFDPNNADSTGARVDTINLTMRSLELNGKFELWNVLSNPRFVGGVRGRVDFSKIKELGSFQKIASANGVAEYDLRGNFRLSHLNIRDIDRCDLRLRLTGDSLRVLIPQHDFYLSANALRLSAGSSATTRDSLIGIGKRIVRVSLNADTALVKYGKMFTIYAGKARVSMRSDASAFDGDSTMVHPMNGTIEARTFRFITADSTIIGARNINAAASIVPYKNQPTMPNLNLNVDADGFMFRKGVNRVTVSEAKARYEFFPRLADKQIVERRERRLDSLQKIYPDITRDSLSAHAAAIRRNSQERDELAGRDIDIAIAKNSFITDYQIRGELRARRVRTVTPYLPIETSISDIDLTSNQDEIQLRNATVRFGHSDATVKGKISNIRSSLLGRGKLVVDAEISADTLNFNEIIIALTKGATIAEQDLFTGRESDKQLQEKIETQAQVNNIDNALVIVPANVEVALKFAAGYGEIRTLILEDLKCELRMRNRTMQIVYLLAETNSGDMTLSGIYATRSKNDIMFGVDVDLRKIRVDNFIKMMPEIDSLYPMLRSLEGVIDCQMAATAALDTAMNIRSETLSAALSLNGDKLVLIDGETFAKIAKMLYFKNKKRNIIDHISVAMLVRDKKIEMYPFVLEVDRYRTAVSGVQNLDLSFRYHISVLKSPVPFRLGVDIFGTPDNWDYRIGKAQYRDGKVPSYITLIEDNRISLSKKIHQAFESGIRAVTLDNLNAASHKPDSLFIPTVIALDSAEMKIIERIVE; encoded by the coding sequence ATGGCAAAGAAAATCATAAAAATCTCGATTCTTGCACTGCTCTCTTTGGCAGGATTGATAGTAATGGCTTTTGCTCTACTATCATATCTACTTACTCCCGAACGACTCACCCCCATTATCAACCACTACGCATCGCGATATCTGGAGGCTGACGTGAGATTCGACACAGTCCACTTGAACGTGTGGGAAGATTTTCCGCTGATAGCCATCAAGGTAGACAAATTATCAATAATTCCTCGCAACGAAACAAGCAGGGACACACTCGCTTACATCGGTCAGCTCAAAACAGCAACCAACCTCTTTACACTCATCAAGGGGAATATCACAATCAGACACATTGCAATAAAAGATTGTGATATCAATGTAGTGATTGACTCGTTGGGCAGGGCAAATTATGACATTTTTGGCGATAGTAACGACACTTCTTCGACAAATATAAACCTACATATCAGCAAGGTAGATTTTACAAAGGGATGTAGACTCAGGTTTCACGACCTCCGCGACACGCTCTCTATCAAGGCGGATTTCGAGCAGTTTACGTGGAGTGGAAAAATCGCTGCCGATGTATCGGAAATATACACCTCACAAGCATCGGCACGTGGGCTGAAGTATGATATTCAGGCTGCAAGTTTCAATCTGAGCCAGCGGTTCGACACCTTTGACTTGAAGATGGCACAGCGAGGAGAGTTAAACCTCGATATTGTATCTCAAACCACAACCGATGCCTTCGATAAACCTATACCTTTGGAGCTTCACGGTATCTGCGGTATTGACTCCGTATTGGATAGAAAACTCTTTTTCAAATCGTTACAAGTCAGCTTGGCAACTGTGCCAATCACAATAGACGGCACTCTGAATGTTGGCGGGGACACAATTGCTTCCGATATGAAAATCATCGTATCGCCGTTCGACTTAGAAAACCTAGCTCCGTTTGTGCCGGCATCTTACAGCTTTACAACCGACCTTCGCGCCGGCTTTGATATCAAAATCCGTGGAAAGTTTTCAAAACAGTTGTCTGTGCTACCCACTGTGAAGCTCAATCTCGAAGTATCCTCAGGCTCGCTCTACATCAAGCAGATAAAAACCAAGATAGAAAAGTTGATTCTAAGTTCACATATTAGTTTTGACCCCAATAACGCCGATTCGACTGGTGCTCGTGTGGACACCATAAATCTGACAATGCGCTCATTAGAACTAAATGGCAAGTTCGAGCTATGGAACGTATTAAGTAATCCGAGATTCGTGGGGGGAGTACGCGGAAGAGTGGATTTTTCCAAAATAAAAGAGTTGGGCAGTTTTCAAAAAATAGCAAGCGCGAACGGAGTGGCAGAGTATGACTTACGGGGAAATTTCAGGCTTTCGCACCTAAACATCAGAGATATAGACCGGTGCGATCTGCGATTACGGCTCACCGGGGACAGTCTGAGGGTATTGATTCCACAGCACGATTTCTACCTCAGTGCCAATGCTCTGCGACTATCGGCAGGCTCGTCGGCAACCACGCGCGACTCACTCATCGGAATCGGCAAACGGATCGTAAGAGTCTCGTTAAATGCCGATACCGCGTTGGTGAAGTATGGCAAGATGTTCACAATCTACGCAGGCAAGGCTCGAGTTTCGATGCGCTCTGATGCCTCAGCTTTCGATGGGGACAGCACGATGGTACACCCGATGAACGGAACAATTGAGGCACGTACTTTCAGATTTATCACCGCCGACTCCACAATTATAGGTGCACGCAACATCAATGCTGCGGCATCGATAGTGCCCTACAAAAATCAACCAACTATGCCTAACCTCAATCTCAATGTAGACGCCGACGGGTTTATGTTCCGTAAGGGCGTGAATCGGGTGACGGTATCGGAGGCTAAGGCAAGGTACGAGTTTTTCCCTCGATTGGCTGACAAACAAATTGTTGAAAGAAGAGAAAGGCGACTGGACTCTCTCCAAAAAATATATCCGGACATCACACGCGACTCGCTTTCGGCACACGCCGCCGCAATAAGGCGCAACTCGCAAGAGAGGGACGAACTTGCCGGGAGAGACATAGATATTGCCATCGCAAAAAACAGCTTCATAACCGACTATCAGATTAGAGGTGAATTGCGTGCACGCAGAGTAAGAACCGTGACGCCATATCTGCCCATCGAAACTTCCATAAGCGACATTGACTTGACATCAAATCAAGACGAAATTCAGCTGCGTAATGCCACTGTAAGGTTCGGACACAGTGACGCAACTGTCAAGGGTAAAATATCGAATATCAGAAGTTCGCTTCTAGGCAGAGGCAAGCTGGTGGTGGATGCCGAAATAAGCGCTGACACACTCAATTTCAATGAGATAATAATTGCCCTAACAAAGGGAGCGACAATAGCAGAGCAGGACCTTTTCACAGGACGGGAGAGCGACAAGCAGTTGCAAGAAAAAATTGAGACGCAAGCACAGGTTAATAACATTGATAATGCTCTCGTTATCGTCCCCGCAAACGTGGAAGTCGCCTTGAAATTTGCCGCCGGTTATGGCGAAATTCGCACGCTAATTTTGGAAGATTTGAAGTGCGAACTCCGTATGCGCAATCGGACAATGCAAATTGTATATCTCTTGGCAGAAACCAACTCGGGGGATATGACCCTCTCGGGCATATATGCCACGCGATCCAAAAACGATATTATGTTCGGGGTGGACGTTGATTTGAGAAAAATAAGGGTAGATAATTTCATAAAGATGATGCCCGAGATAGACTCGCTATATCCGATGTTGCGCTCATTGGAGGGGGTGATAGATTGCCAGATGGCGGCTACGGCGGCGTTGGATACGGCGATGAACATCAGGAGCGAGACGCTGAGTGCGGCACTAAGCCTGAATGGCGATAAATTGGTGTTAATTGACGGCGAAACGTTTGCTAAGATTGCTAAGATGCTATATTTCAAAAATAAAAAACGCAATATTATAGACCACATATCGGTGGCGATGCTGGTTCGTGACAAGAAAATAGAGATGTACCCCTTTGTACTGGAAGTAGATCGCTATCGAACGGCTGTAAGCGGAGTGCAGAATCTAGACCTCTCGTTCCGCTACCATATTTCGGTGCTCAAATCCCCGGTACCATTCAGACTCGGAGTGGATATTTTCGGCACTCCGGACAACTGGGATTATCGCATCGGCAAGGCTCAGTACAGAGATGGCAAAGTACCTTCTTATATTACTTTAATAGAAGACAATAGAATCAGCCTTAGTAAAAAAATACACCAGGCTTTCGAGAGCGGTATACGAGCGGTAACCTTGGATAACCTCAACGCCGCGAGCCATAAACCTGACAGCCTGTTCATTCCGACCGTTATTGCACTCGACTCCGCAGAAATGAAAATCATTGAACGTATTGTCGAATAG
- a CDS encoding N-acetyl-gamma-glutamyl-phosphate reductase has protein sequence MIKVGIIGGAGYTGGEATRILINHPEVKIEYIHSNSNGGNYVYDVHTDLLGDTTQKFTDAPIAELPEVDAMFLCVGHGDARKFLENNTISSQTRIIDLSQDFRIAPNTTMGEREFIYGLPEMNREQIRSARNVANPGCFATCLQLALLPLAASGLLNDDVHISATTGSTGAGQSLSPTSHFSWRANNFSVYKAFTHQHLKEVNQMITNNQEYSHNVNFIPYRGDFTRGILAGVYTKFNGTIEQARSIYENFYETHPFTWLSAKNINLKQVVNTNKAIISLEKEGDNLLIVTAIDNLLKGASGQAVQNMNIMFSLDESCGLKLKPVGF, from the coding sequence ATGATAAAGGTAGGCATAATTGGCGGAGCCGGTTACACGGGTGGCGAGGCTACACGCATCTTAATCAACCACCCAGAGGTTAAAATAGAGTACATCCACAGCAATTCCAACGGCGGAAATTACGTGTATGATGTGCACACAGACCTACTGGGTGATACGACTCAAAAATTCACGGATGCACCCATAGCTGAGCTTCCGGAAGTGGACGCAATGTTTCTGTGCGTGGGACACGGCGACGCACGTAAATTTTTGGAAAACAACACTATTTCATCACAAACTCGTATAATAGACCTCAGCCAAGATTTCCGTATCGCGCCAAACACCACAATGGGCGAGCGCGAATTTATCTATGGGCTGCCCGAAATGAACCGCGAGCAAATTCGGAGTGCCCGAAACGTTGCAAACCCCGGATGTTTTGCCACCTGTTTGCAACTAGCTCTCTTACCATTGGCAGCCAGCGGTTTATTGAATGATGACGTTCATATTTCGGCTACCACTGGCTCGACCGGCGCCGGTCAGTCGCTCAGTCCAACTAGCCACTTTTCGTGGCGCGCAAACAACTTTTCGGTCTACAAGGCATTCACCCACCAACACCTCAAAGAGGTTAATCAGATGATAACCAACAATCAGGAGTATAGCCACAACGTCAACTTCATCCCCTATCGGGGGGATTTCACGCGCGGAATCCTTGCCGGCGTCTACACCAAATTCAATGGCACTATCGAGCAGGCACGAAGCATTTACGAAAATTTTTACGAAACTCACCCATTCACTTGGTTATCAGCAAAAAACATAAATCTAAAACAAGTTGTAAATACCAACAAGGCAATAATTTCTTTGGAGAAGGAAGGGGATAACTTACTCATTGTAACAGCAATAGATAATCTACTGAAGGGTGCGAGCGGACAGGCGGTGCAAAATATGAACATAATGTTCTCATTGGACGAAAGTTGCGGATTGAAACTAAAACCTGTAGGATTTTAG